In one window of Corynebacterium incognita DNA:
- a CDS encoding GmrSD restriction endonuclease domain-containing protein codes for MSSLLGDIESDNIAIPEMQRPFVWTSKKVRDLMDSLYRGYPVGYLITWQSSWVPVKGGGSAGYKQILIDGQQRTTALRAAVAGETVMTKDFQNKRIVIAFNPLTEEFATATPFIVKDSEWISDISEFLKLEDSIEALFDYLEANPGADRKVVGRSMEKLRAIKSAQIGVISLNEGLDIETVTEIFTRINSKGVPLSSADFVMSKISAYGEKGRNLRKLIDYFAHLAVNPGAVSDISNDHEFTETKFWPAISWLKDDTEDLYDPSYVDIIRVAGLVAFNRGRPAFVVRELSGLNPETRKFEPQRIPAAYQALEDALLTTVRRYHFEHFITLLKSAGFIDKSLISSTNAVNFAYALYLILRAEGRPDHEIDPIVRRWFVLMLLTGRASASFETTFESDLSRVKRIGAEAALREIESAELSDAFWNVGLPQRLNSSAVNNSQFRVFQASQVKQRAHGFLSKHITVQSMIEQSGDIHHLVPKDYLRKNGINDKRDYNQVANYALTETQVNVRIGNRQPAEYMSAVEAQINNGALTLGEISTAEGLAENLKENAIPASLKNTTYENYEDFLNARRQLMSQALKEYYFAL; via the coding sequence GTGAGCAGCTTGTTGGGCGATATTGAAAGTGACAATATCGCCATCCCGGAAATGCAGCGACCGTTTGTGTGGACTAGTAAGAAGGTCCGCGATCTCATGGATTCTCTGTACCGCGGCTACCCGGTGGGCTACCTCATCACGTGGCAGTCGTCGTGGGTGCCGGTAAAAGGTGGCGGCAGCGCGGGCTACAAGCAGATTCTCATCGACGGACAGCAACGCACCACTGCGCTGCGCGCGGCGGTGGCGGGGGAGACCGTCATGACCAAGGACTTCCAGAACAAGCGCATCGTCATCGCTTTCAACCCGCTGACTGAGGAGTTCGCCACCGCTACGCCGTTCATTGTTAAGGATTCGGAGTGGATTTCCGATATCTCCGAATTCCTCAAGCTCGAGGATTCCATCGAGGCACTGTTTGACTACCTAGAGGCCAACCCCGGCGCCGACCGTAAAGTGGTGGGGCGTTCCATGGAAAAGCTCCGTGCCATTAAGAGCGCACAGATCGGCGTCATTTCGCTCAATGAGGGCCTCGACATTGAGACCGTCACTGAGATCTTCACCCGCATCAACTCGAAGGGTGTTCCGCTGAGTAGCGCGGATTTTGTTATGAGCAAGATCAGCGCCTACGGCGAAAAGGGGCGCAACCTCCGCAAGCTCATCGACTACTTCGCACACCTCGCAGTGAACCCCGGCGCGGTTTCTGATATCTCTAACGACCATGAGTTCACCGAAACTAAGTTCTGGCCGGCGATTTCCTGGCTCAAGGATGACACCGAGGATCTTTACGATCCGTCGTACGTAGACATCATTCGCGTGGCGGGCCTGGTGGCGTTCAACCGTGGTCGCCCCGCCTTCGTGGTCCGCGAGCTGAGCGGACTCAACCCGGAAACGCGGAAGTTTGAGCCCCAACGAATCCCCGCCGCGTACCAGGCGTTGGAGGATGCGCTGCTCACCACCGTGCGCCGCTACCACTTCGAGCACTTCATTACGTTGCTGAAGTCCGCGGGGTTCATCGATAAGTCGCTGATCTCCTCTACTAACGCGGTGAACTTCGCCTACGCGCTCTACCTTATCTTGCGCGCCGAGGGGCGCCCCGATCACGAAATTGATCCCATTGTCCGACGGTGGTTTGTGCTCATGCTGCTCACTGGCCGCGCGTCCGCATCCTTTGAAACCACCTTCGAATCCGATCTCTCTCGTGTTAAGCGTATAGGCGCGGAGGCTGCCCTCCGAGAGATCGAAAGCGCCGAGCTCAGCGACGCCTTCTGGAACGTCGGCCTGCCGCAGCGACTTAACTCCTCGGCGGTCAACAATTCTCAGTTCCGCGTATTCCAGGCGTCGCAGGTCAAGCAGCGCGCCCACGGCTTCTTGTCCAAGCACATCACCGTCCAGTCCATGATCGAGCAAAGTGGCGACATCCATCACTTGGTGCCCAAGGACTACCTGCGCAAGAACGGCATTAACGATAAGCGCGATTACAACCAGGTGGCCAACTACGCGCTCACGGAAACCCAAGTCAACGTCCGCATCGGCAACCGCCAGCCCGCTGAGTACATGAGCGCCGTTGAGGCACAGATCAACAACGGCGCTCTTACCCTCGGCGAAATTTCTACCGCCGAAGGACTTGCCGAGAATCTCAAAGAAAACGCCATTCCCGCCTCTCTCAAAAACACCACGTACGAAAACTATGAGGACTTCCTCAATGCCCGCCGCCAGCTGATGTCCCAGGCGTTGAAGGAGTACTACTTCGCCCTTTAA
- a CDS encoding ornithine cyclodeaminase family protein, whose protein sequence is MAIPFIYADQVHSALSPRAAVETLREVLASGFDPAADQPRSFMPTTHGELLIMPSATSRGFGVKLVSVADAGYEGAAERIQGTYVLFDDATLAPSCLIDGIALTSLRTPAVSLAGVVGFLRDDAAPLKVAIVGTGAQGRAHETTVESVFEDIREVDVMFLGRTKPADLENWASLSSAEGKETLAAAELVICATTASEPYLGLEDVRSDAVIVALGSHTPDAREVRGDLMAGAQVIVEDVATAQREAGDVIQAVDEGALEMAECVSLADVVRGTATVNRERPIVFKFTGMPWEDLALAQAVADIVEV, encoded by the coding sequence ATGGCTATCCCCTTCATTTACGCAGACCAGGTGCACTCGGCACTGAGCCCGCGGGCGGCGGTGGAGACGTTGCGGGAGGTGCTGGCGTCCGGTTTCGATCCGGCCGCTGACCAGCCGCGGTCGTTCATGCCCACCACCCACGGCGAGCTGCTCATCATGCCCTCGGCCACCTCGCGGGGCTTCGGGGTGAAGCTGGTGTCCGTCGCGGACGCCGGGTACGAGGGCGCGGCGGAGCGCATCCAGGGCACCTACGTGCTTTTCGACGACGCGACCCTCGCCCCGAGTTGCCTCATCGACGGCATCGCGCTGACCAGCCTGCGCACCCCGGCGGTGTCCCTGGCCGGCGTCGTGGGGTTCCTGCGTGACGACGCCGCGCCGCTCAAGGTCGCGATCGTCGGTACCGGCGCGCAGGGCCGGGCGCACGAGACGACCGTCGAGTCCGTCTTTGAGGACATCCGTGAAGTGGACGTGATGTTCCTCGGCCGGACGAAGCCGGCAGACCTGGAGAACTGGGCGTCGCTCAGCAGTGCCGAGGGCAAGGAGACCCTGGCGGCCGCGGAGCTGGTGATCTGCGCGACGACGGCGAGCGAGCCGTACCTGGGGTTGGAAGATGTGCGTTCCGACGCCGTGATTGTCGCCCTCGGCTCGCACACCCCGGACGCGCGGGAGGTGCGCGGCGACCTGATGGCGGGCGCGCAGGTCATCGTCGAGGACGTGGCCACCGCCCAGCGTGAGGCGGGTGACGTCATCCAGGCCGTGGATGAAGGCGCGCTGGAGATGGCCGAGTGTGTGAGCCTTGCCGACGTCGTGCGCGGTACCGCCACCGTGAACCGCGAACGGCCGATCGTGTTTAAGTTCACCGGCATGCCGTGGGAGGATCTGGCGCTCGCGCAGGCGGTGGCGGACATCGTCGAGGTGTAA
- a CDS encoding MFS transporter, with the protein MKSHLQRLAIYIGGAAGPFSGQALTSVLENVSATFAIPVDAASLGITAYLAPFAVMMLFSSRLVQGRRLDRVVLAGYAVIVAAAVVLAFVGVWWWFLALYALMGVANAFTTPMLQSILKAIVPAGELGQALGTYAAAQSLGMLSAPLVSGAMADFADWRYTFLVIAACTVFVLVVGVPEVPREASEKPAGAGSVPVARTVANLAACFAIGFGLVGIGAIIALEAIRRFEVTPSGAGIVVACGGAAAFVLARYAGSLVDRFGAKAVAVVALVASAGMVLLMPHAPHVAVLTGLWAVATVGTQTLQTAVNVDVLSNPATVTLISTVQAFRFIGVAAAPLVVLPLYLGHGAWAYALSAAVLAAAAALQLAFGQRKLPGRLR; encoded by the coding sequence ATGAAGTCCCACCTGCAGCGCCTGGCCATCTACATCGGCGGGGCGGCCGGGCCGTTTTCGGGCCAGGCGCTAACGTCCGTGCTGGAGAATGTCTCCGCGACGTTCGCGATTCCGGTCGACGCGGCGTCGTTAGGCATCACCGCATACCTGGCGCCGTTCGCGGTGATGATGCTGTTTTCCTCCCGCCTGGTGCAGGGCAGGCGCTTGGACCGAGTGGTGTTGGCCGGGTATGCGGTCATCGTCGCCGCGGCGGTCGTGCTGGCTTTCGTGGGCGTGTGGTGGTGGTTCCTGGCGCTGTACGCGCTGATGGGCGTGGCCAATGCCTTCACTACGCCGATGCTGCAGTCCATCCTCAAAGCCATCGTCCCCGCCGGGGAGCTGGGTCAGGCGCTGGGTACGTACGCCGCCGCACAGTCGCTGGGGATGCTTAGCGCGCCGTTGGTGTCCGGCGCGATGGCGGACTTCGCGGACTGGCGCTACACCTTCCTGGTCATCGCCGCATGCACCGTGTTCGTACTGGTGGTCGGCGTGCCGGAGGTCCCGCGCGAGGCGAGCGAGAAGCCCGCAGGCGCCGGAAGCGTGCCAGTGGCGCGCACCGTGGCCAACCTGGCAGCGTGTTTCGCCATCGGCTTCGGGCTCGTGGGCATCGGCGCCATCATTGCCCTGGAAGCCATCCGCCGTTTTGAGGTCACCCCGTCCGGTGCGGGCATTGTGGTGGCCTGTGGCGGCGCGGCCGCGTTTGTGCTGGCGCGCTACGCGGGGTCGCTGGTGGACCGGTTCGGCGCGAAAGCGGTGGCCGTGGTGGCGCTCGTGGCGTCGGCAGGCATGGTGCTGCTCATGCCGCACGCGCCGCACGTGGCGGTGCTCACCGGGCTGTGGGCGGTGGCTACCGTGGGCACGCAGACCCTACAGACCGCCGTTAACGTGGACGTGTTGTCCAACCCCGCCACCGTCACTCTCATTTCCACCGTGCAGGCCTTCCGCTTTATCGGCGTGGCCGCCGCGCCCCTGGTGGTGCTGCCGCTCTACCTAGGTCACGGCGCGTGGGCGTATGCGCTTTCGGCGGCGGTGCTGGCTGCGGCGGCGGCCTTGCAATTGGCATTCGGCCAGAGAAAACTCCCCGGACGCCTGCGATAG
- a CDS encoding endonuclease/exonuclease/phosphatase family protein: protein MSFTIASVNVNGIRAACKKRNDNNLGMNTWLETTPADVVLLQEVRATADQARKALAPALEAGWHLEVADAQTPGAKGRAGVGILSRTPLVDVSVGFGSFADAGRWIEATVTADLDGEAGKVPVRVASLYLPSGDVDTAKQDEKYVFLDEFSDVLAERAGVQDNMVIGGDWNICHRAQDLKNNKPNEKVSGHLPEERAFMDHVFGVFPDAAVQDKAGLGDWRGVVEYTGKDRGVDKLWPVPADPQWFDVARRLNPDPELKGPYTWWTYRGQAFNNDAGWRIDYQAATQAMLERAEKTWVEKAPTVEQRWSDHSPLLVSYR, encoded by the coding sequence ATGAGCTTTACCATCGCGAGCGTCAACGTCAACGGCATCCGCGCTGCCTGCAAGAAGCGCAATGACAACAACCTTGGCATGAACACCTGGCTGGAGACCACCCCAGCCGACGTCGTGCTGCTGCAGGAGGTGCGTGCCACCGCGGACCAGGCGCGCAAGGCCCTGGCCCCGGCGCTTGAGGCCGGTTGGCACCTCGAGGTCGCCGACGCCCAGACCCCGGGCGCGAAGGGGCGTGCGGGCGTCGGCATCTTGTCGCGCACCCCGCTTGTCGACGTCTCCGTGGGTTTCGGTTCCTTCGCCGACGCCGGGCGCTGGATTGAGGCCACTGTCACCGCGGACCTCGACGGCGAGGCGGGCAAGGTGCCGGTGCGCGTGGCGTCCCTGTACCTGCCCTCCGGCGATGTGGACACCGCGAAGCAGGACGAGAAGTACGTTTTCTTAGACGAGTTTTCCGACGTCCTTGCCGAGCGTGCCGGGGTGCAGGACAACATGGTCATCGGCGGCGACTGGAACATCTGCCACCGTGCTCAAGACCTGAAGAACAACAAGCCGAACGAGAAGGTCTCCGGCCACCTGCCGGAGGAGCGCGCGTTCATGGACCACGTCTTCGGCGTCTTCCCGGACGCAGCCGTCCAGGACAAGGCCGGGCTGGGCGACTGGCGCGGCGTGGTGGAGTACACGGGCAAGGACCGCGGCGTCGACAAGCTCTGGCCCGTGCCTGCAGATCCGCAGTGGTTCGACGTCGCGCGCCGGCTTAACCCGGACCCGGAGCTCAAGGGCCCGTACACGTGGTGGACGTATCGTGGGCAGGCGTTTAACAACGACGCCGGCTGGCGCATCGATTACCAGGCCGCCACTCAAGCCATGCTGGAGCGTGCGGAAAAGACCTGGGTGGAGAAGGCGCCCACGGTGGAACAACGGTGGTCGGATCATTCGCCGCTGCTGGTGTCTTACCGCTAA
- a CDS encoding trimeric intracellular cation channel family protein, whose product MFLTVLYVIGITAEAMTAALSAGREKMDLFGVLLLAALTALGGGTVRDLLLGNYPLTWVEHPRYLIIVLTAAVVTVSLPFLMQYFHTLFLLADAVGLAVFAVLGTQIALGLGHGVVIAMVASVVTGVFGGILRDLMSDRVPLVFSSELYAAIAVLATGVYVVLQELGLAMQANAVISVVVAFVARLVAIRYNSHLPTFGHLETNQPIDPRLRLSARLLRDGVKQAGRSTVRVASKTLRLDSQRYKGLGKHAASREDTHPDSQTWEIEVPDDVQANGLPPERPQVRKDGRWKRRGWRY is encoded by the coding sequence GTGTTTCTCACGGTCTTATACGTCATCGGCATCACGGCCGAAGCCATGACCGCCGCGCTGTCCGCGGGGCGGGAGAAGATGGACCTCTTCGGTGTCCTGCTGCTTGCCGCACTCACGGCGCTGGGCGGCGGCACGGTGCGCGACCTGCTGCTGGGTAATTACCCGCTGACTTGGGTGGAGCACCCTCGCTACCTCATCATTGTGCTGACCGCCGCGGTGGTGACGGTGTCCTTGCCGTTTTTGATGCAGTATTTCCACACGCTATTTTTGCTTGCCGACGCCGTGGGCCTGGCCGTCTTCGCCGTCTTGGGCACGCAGATCGCGCTGGGGCTCGGCCATGGTGTGGTGATCGCGATGGTGGCCTCGGTGGTCACGGGTGTGTTCGGTGGCATCCTGCGCGACCTGATGTCGGATCGCGTGCCGCTGGTGTTTTCCTCGGAGCTCTACGCCGCCATTGCGGTGCTGGCTACCGGCGTGTATGTGGTGCTCCAGGAGCTGGGCCTGGCCATGCAGGCCAACGCGGTGATCTCGGTGGTGGTGGCGTTCGTCGCCCGCCTGGTGGCCATCCGCTACAACTCACACCTGCCCACCTTTGGGCACCTGGAGACCAACCAGCCGATTGACCCGCGCCTGCGCCTGTCCGCGCGCTTGCTGCGCGACGGCGTGAAACAGGCCGGGCGCTCGACCGTGCGCGTAGCGTCGAAGACGCTTCGTTTGGATTCCCAGCGCTACAAGGGGCTGGGCAAGCACGCAGCCAGCCGGGAGGATACGCACCCGGACTCGCAGACCTGGGAGATAGAAGTACCGGATGACGTTCAGGCCAACGGCCTGCCGCCGGAGCGCCCGCAGGTCCGTAAGGACGGGCGCTGGAAGCGCCGCGGCTGGCGCTATTAG
- a CDS encoding VIT1/CCC1 transporter family protein, translated as MSTTTTTRDTARDSAPESTNISARTNTLRAGVLGANDGIVSVAALLLGVVASGAGPGAILTAGIASTVAGAGSMALGEYVSVSSQRDTEKKFIADETRELADDPEGERRELAEILEGYGIAPDTAATAAKEISAGDPLRAHLQLELGVDSEELTNPWAAAGSSAIAFVLGAALPMLAVFLAPTSLAGSVIVAVTLLALALTGFTSAKLSDTSPGRAIVRLVLGGALGLAVTYGIGAAFGAAV; from the coding sequence ATGAGCACCACGACCACCACTAGAGACACCGCTCGGGATTCCGCACCCGAGAGCACTAATATTTCCGCTCGCACTAATACCCTGCGCGCCGGCGTGCTGGGTGCGAACGACGGCATCGTGTCGGTCGCGGCACTGCTACTCGGCGTCGTGGCCTCCGGCGCGGGCCCGGGTGCCATTCTTACCGCGGGCATCGCGTCGACTGTGGCAGGGGCGGGGTCGATGGCGCTCGGCGAATACGTCTCGGTCTCCTCGCAGCGCGATACCGAAAAGAAATTCATCGCGGACGAGACCCGCGAGCTTGCCGACGACCCCGAGGGCGAGCGCCGCGAACTCGCCGAGATCCTGGAGGGTTACGGCATCGCTCCGGACACCGCGGCCACCGCCGCGAAGGAAATTAGCGCCGGTGATCCCCTGCGCGCGCACCTGCAGTTGGAGCTCGGCGTGGATTCCGAGGAGCTCACCAACCCGTGGGCCGCGGCGGGCTCCTCGGCGATCGCTTTCGTGCTCGGCGCAGCACTGCCGATGCTGGCCGTGTTTTTAGCACCGACCTCGCTGGCGGGTTCGGTCATCGTCGCGGTGACCTTGCTGGCGCTCGCCTTGACCGGGTTTACCTCCGCGAAGCTGTCCGACACCTCGCCGGGACGCGCCATAGTGCGCTTGGTCCTCGGCGGCGCACTCGGCCTCGCCGTAACGTACGGCATCGGCGCCGCCTTCGGCGCGGCCGTCTAA
- the trpS gene encoding tryptophan--tRNA ligase — protein MNATGHTENAVNAVNAVNTENTENATVQRVLSGIQPTADSYHLGNYLGALKQWIDLQDAYEAFYFIPDLHAMTVDQNPEELRERTIAGAAQLIALGIDPAKSTLFVQSHVPAHAELTWILQCLTGFGEASRMTQFKDKSTKRGSDRTSVGLFTYPMLMAADILLYSPHAVPVGEDQRQHLELTRNLAERFNARYGETFRVPEPIIPEGAAKIYDLQDPTSKMSKSGDNPKGLINLLDAPKTSAKRIRSAVTDDLGAVAFDRENQPGVSNLLVIQSSLTGEKVDDLVTKYEGQGYGHLKVDTADALEAFVTPLKARFDELMADRGELENILAQGADRAREVAQPLLDDVYAKVGFLAPRH, from the coding sequence ATGAACGCCACCGGACATACTGAGAACGCTGTGAACGCTGTGAACGCTGTGAACACCGAGAACACTGAGAACGCGACGGTCCAGCGCGTGCTCTCGGGCATCCAGCCCACCGCAGACTCCTACCACTTGGGTAACTACTTGGGTGCATTGAAGCAGTGGATTGACCTGCAGGATGCGTACGAGGCTTTTTACTTCATCCCGGACCTGCACGCGATGACGGTGGACCAGAACCCGGAGGAGCTGCGCGAGCGCACCATCGCGGGCGCGGCGCAGCTGATCGCGCTGGGTATCGACCCGGCCAAGTCGACTTTGTTCGTACAGTCGCACGTGCCGGCGCATGCGGAGCTGACGTGGATCCTGCAGTGCCTGACCGGCTTCGGTGAGGCCTCCCGAATGACGCAGTTCAAGGACAAGTCCACCAAGCGCGGCTCCGACCGCACTTCCGTGGGCCTGTTTACCTACCCCATGCTCATGGCGGCGGACATTCTCCTGTACTCCCCGCACGCGGTGCCGGTGGGCGAGGATCAGCGCCAGCACCTGGAGCTGACCCGCAACCTGGCGGAGCGCTTTAACGCTCGCTACGGCGAGACCTTCCGCGTGCCGGAGCCGATCATCCCGGAAGGCGCGGCGAAGATTTACGACCTTCAGGACCCGACGTCCAAGATGAGCAAGTCCGGCGACAACCCCAAGGGGCTCATCAACCTTTTGGATGCCCCGAAGACGTCCGCGAAGCGCATCCGCTCCGCGGTGACGGACGACCTCGGCGCGGTGGCCTTTGATCGGGAGAACCAGCCAGGCGTGTCCAACCTGTTGGTCATCCAGTCTTCCCTGACGGGGGAGAAGGTTGACGATCTGGTGACGAAGTACGAAGGCCAAGGCTACGGCCATCTTAAGGTGGATACCGCGGATGCTTTGGAGGCTTTCGTGACCCCGCTGAAGGCGCGCTTCGATGAGCTCATGGCGGACCGCGGTGAGTTGGAAAACATCCTCGCCCAGGGTGCCGACCGCGCACGTGAGGTGGCGCAGCCGCTACTCGACGACGTCTACGCCAAGGTGGGTTTCCTCGCACCGCGCCACTAA
- a CDS encoding YhjD/YihY/BrkB family envelope integrity protein: MAPKTQSKDKYTDEYGIERSRQDEPGAVDKVREKSSVVDHIMRMLDRYGEQGGNQFAAGITYFSVLAVFPLIMLLVAVMASILAGRPDLFEQVKSSISDSAGPQLAEPLTQVLDSAVASRGAVYGVGGLTALWSGLGWMHNLRVGISAMWKLDATEGGNFLVKKVNDLLGLIGLLLAFIIAFGVTAAGTSGLTQKIFDMVGIESFPGMGIVIFLVGLAVGLLANFLVMWWMITILPRTKVPKKSGIKGALLGAVAFELIKQFSTVIVSSAAGNPAGAVFGPIIALMVVLYLVWRVVLYVSAWTATTPESLKQLKAPVPEPAVIRVRQEVKEGPTTGVTLGAGAAIGAVTAGIAGVLLGRRGK; this comes from the coding sequence GTGGCTCCCAAGACTCAATCGAAGGATAAGTACACCGACGAATACGGCATCGAGCGCAGCCGCCAGGATGAGCCCGGCGCCGTTGACAAGGTCCGTGAGAAGTCCAGCGTCGTCGATCACATCATGCGGATGCTGGACCGCTATGGCGAACAGGGCGGCAACCAGTTCGCAGCCGGAATTACGTACTTCTCGGTGCTGGCGGTCTTCCCGCTCATTATGTTGCTGGTCGCCGTGATGGCCAGCATCCTGGCGGGGCGGCCAGACCTCTTCGAGCAGGTTAAGTCCTCCATCTCGGATTCGGCAGGTCCGCAGCTGGCTGAGCCGCTGACCCAGGTTTTGGACTCCGCGGTGGCCTCCCGCGGCGCCGTCTATGGCGTCGGTGGCTTGACCGCCCTGTGGTCCGGCCTGGGCTGGATGCACAATTTGCGAGTCGGCATTTCCGCCATGTGGAAGCTGGACGCCACTGAGGGCGGCAACTTCCTGGTGAAGAAGGTCAATGACCTCCTCGGGCTGATTGGCCTTCTGTTGGCCTTCATCATCGCCTTCGGCGTGACGGCCGCCGGTACCTCCGGCCTGACGCAGAAGATTTTTGACATGGTGGGCATCGAATCTTTCCCGGGCATGGGAATCGTCATCTTCCTGGTAGGCCTGGCTGTTGGTTTGCTGGCCAACTTCCTGGTGATGTGGTGGATGATCACAATCTTGCCGCGCACGAAGGTGCCCAAGAAGTCCGGCATCAAGGGCGCGCTGCTGGGCGCGGTGGCCTTCGAGCTGATTAAGCAGTTTTCCACCGTCATCGTGTCCTCTGCCGCTGGCAACCCGGCCGGCGCTGTATTCGGCCCGATCATTGCGCTGATGGTCGTGCTCTACCTGGTCTGGCGCGTGGTCCTGTATGTGTCCGCGTGGACCGCCACCACCCCGGAGTCCCTCAAACAACTTAAGGCTCCGGTCCCGGAGCCCGCCGTCATCCGCGTGCGCCAGGAAGTCAAGGAAGGCCCGACCACCGGCGTCACCCTGGGCGCGGGCGCAGCCATCGGTGCGGTCACCGCGGGAATCGCGGGGGTGCTGCTAGGCCGCCGCGGCAAGTAG
- a CDS encoding RDD family protein, which produces MQSVPSQPHTLDFYRLLSLSPTLSSDQLGEAIADLDDRMEASGIDSKDPRRKNVSLAYAVLGDDAKRAIYDRHLQSGSYLSVRQLEYLGSFGKLPDAVSLDRPIGPAAGAVAGPPTAAPMSASYQEWKQPFSAAAPRRGAHVGFAVGQPMNPGVIDPLEAPDYSSAQLVSAQNREMEEYRRISARANAAARGFGHTVDFLLAAGLGTAGVFAVESLYVVPNALDPDSSGMFVLYSVLAGLIMTLYFVLGDAFGGTLGKRMLGYKVRNIDTGKNLGLVKAAKRNWFRALTMIPYFGWLATAVISLPVLLSISPKRKKIGTHDQLANAEIVKSLPAPQAQER; this is translated from the coding sequence ATGCAATCCGTGCCTTCCCAGCCCCACACTCTAGATTTTTATCGCCTCCTCAGCTTGTCACCGACCTTGTCGAGCGACCAGTTGGGCGAGGCGATTGCCGATCTCGATGACCGCATGGAAGCCTCCGGGATCGACTCCAAGGACCCGCGCCGCAAAAACGTGTCCCTGGCTTATGCTGTGCTGGGCGACGACGCGAAGCGCGCCATCTACGACCGCCACCTGCAGTCGGGAAGCTACCTCAGCGTGCGGCAGCTAGAGTACCTGGGCAGCTTTGGCAAGCTTCCCGACGCCGTGAGCCTGGACCGCCCCATCGGCCCCGCGGCGGGCGCCGTTGCCGGGCCCCCCACGGCGGCGCCGATGTCCGCGTCGTACCAGGAGTGGAAGCAGCCCTTCAGCGCGGCTGCGCCGCGCCGGGGCGCACACGTGGGCTTCGCGGTGGGGCAGCCGATGAACCCCGGAGTCATCGACCCGCTGGAAGCGCCGGATTATTCCTCCGCGCAACTGGTCAGCGCGCAGAACCGGGAGATGGAGGAGTACCGCCGCATCTCGGCCCGCGCCAACGCCGCGGCGCGCGGATTTGGCCACACCGTGGACTTCCTCCTCGCCGCCGGACTCGGCACCGCCGGGGTCTTTGCGGTGGAGAGTCTGTACGTGGTGCCCAACGCACTGGATCCGGACAGCTCGGGCATGTTCGTCCTCTATTCCGTCCTGGCCGGGCTCATCATGACCCTGTACTTCGTGCTCGGCGATGCGTTTGGCGGCACCTTGGGCAAGCGGATGCTGGGCTACAAGGTCCGCAACATCGACACCGGCAAGAACCTCGGATTGGTCAAGGCCGCGAAGCGCAACTGGTTCCGCGCGCTGACCATGATCCCGTACTTCGGCTGGCTCGCTACCGCCGTGATCTCCTTGCCGGTGCTGCTGAGCATCAGCCCAAAGCGCAAGAAGATCGGCACACACGACCAGCTGGCGAACGCCGAGATCGTGAAGTCTTTACCGGCGCCGCAGGCTCAAGAACGCTAG